One segment of Haemophilus influenzae DNA contains the following:
- the orn gene encoding oligoribonuclease, which produces MPFDKQNLIWIDLEMTGLDPEKERIIEIATIVTDKNLNILAEGPVLAVHQSDELLNKMNDWCQKTHSENGLIERVKASKLTERAAELQTLDFLKKWVPKGASPICGNSIAQDKRFLVKYMPDLADYFHYRYLDVSTLKELAAHWKPEILEGFKKENTHLALDDIRESIKELAYYREHFIKLD; this is translated from the coding sequence ATGCCATTCGATAAACAAAATCTTATTTGGATTGATTTAGAAATGACCGGTTTAGATCCAGAAAAAGAACGTATTATTGAAATTGCGACTATTGTGACAGATAAAAATTTGAATATTTTGGCAGAGGGCCCAGTATTGGCTGTTCATCAGTCTGATGAATTACTCAATAAAATGAATGATTGGTGCCAAAAAACTCACAGTGAAAACGGCTTAATTGAACGCGTAAAAGCCAGTAAACTTACCGAACGTGCAGCAGAATTACAAACCTTAGACTTTTTAAAAAAATGGGTGCCGAAAGGTGCATCGCCAATTTGCGGTAACAGCATTGCCCAAGATAAACGCTTCTTAGTGAAATATATGCCTGATTTAGCCGATTATTTTCATTATCGCTATTTAGATGTAAGCACATTAAAAGAACTTGCAGCGCATTGGAAACCTGAAATTTTAGAAGGCTTTAAAAAAGAAAATACCCATTTGGCGCTTGATGACATTCGAGAATCCATTAAAGAGCTGGCTTATTATCGCGAACATTTCATAAAATTAGATTGA
- the wecA gene encoding UDP-N-acetylglucosamine--undecaprenyl-phosphate N-acetylglucosaminephosphotransferase, whose protein sequence is MLSIFVTFLGSFLTLIVMRPVANWIGLVDKPNYRKRHQGTIPLIGGVSLFVGNLCYYLMEWDQLRLPYLYLFSIFVLLAIGILDDRFDISPFLRAGIQAILAILMIDLGNIYLDHLGQILGPFQLTLGSIGLIITVFATIAIINAFNMIDGIDGLLGGLSCVSFAAIGILMYRDGQMDMAHWSFALILSILPYLMLNLGIPFGPKYKVFMGDAGSTLIGFTIIWILLLSTQGKGHPMNPVTALWIIAIPLIDMVAIIYSRVRKGKSPFRPDRLHVHHLMVRAGLTSRQAFLLITLVSAVCATIGILGEIYYVNEWAMFVGFFILFFLYVYSITRAWRITRWVRRMKRRAKRLKKA, encoded by the coding sequence ATGTTGAGTATTTTTGTTACTTTTCTTGGCTCGTTTTTAACATTGATTGTGATGCGACCCGTTGCCAATTGGATTGGATTAGTCGATAAGCCAAACTATCGTAAACGTCACCAAGGCACAATTCCGCTAATCGGTGGCGTATCGCTTTTTGTTGGTAATCTTTGCTATTACCTGATGGAATGGGATCAGCTTCGATTACCGTATCTCTATTTGTTCAGTATTTTTGTTTTATTGGCGATTGGGATTTTAGATGATCGCTTTGATATTAGCCCTTTTTTAAGAGCAGGCATTCAAGCGATATTGGCGATTTTAATGATCGATCTAGGCAATATTTATCTCGATCATCTTGGTCAAATTTTAGGGCCTTTCCAATTAACGCTAGGTTCTATTGGGCTGATTATCACTGTATTTGCCACTATTGCGATTATTAATGCCTTTAATATGATTGATGGTATAGATGGATTGCTTGGTGGGCTTTCTTGCGTTTCTTTTGCGGCAATTGGTATTTTAATGTATCGAGATGGGCAAATGGATATGGCACATTGGAGCTTTGCTTTAATCCTGTCGATTTTACCTTATTTGATGCTAAATCTAGGGATTCCATTTGGACCGAAATATAAGGTGTTTATGGGCGATGCGGGGAGTACATTAATTGGTTTTACCATTATTTGGATTTTGTTATTGAGTACGCAAGGAAAAGGGCATCCTATGAATCCAGTAACCGCACTTTGGATCATTGCGATTCCTTTGATTGATATGGTTGCGATTATTTATAGCCGTGTACGTAAAGGCAAAAGTCCATTCCGCCCAGATCGTTTACACGTTCATCATTTAATGGTGAGAGCAGGTTTAACATCAAGACAAGCCTTTTTATTGATTACGCTTGTTTCGGCAGTTTGTGCAACTATCGGTATTTTAGGGGAAATTTATTATGTGAATGAATGGGCGATGTTTGTCGGCTTTTTCATTTTATTTTTCCTTTATGTCTATTCAATTACGCGTGCGTGGCGAATTACCCGTTGGGTCAGAAGAATGAAACGCCGTGCAAAACGGTTGAAAAAAGCATAA